The Anaerolineales bacterium sequence CAACAATACCATGCGAATAAGGATTGCCGATTTCCCTGAGGCGCTCGTTTGTCACAACCTGACGCATGCGCATCTTGCTGTCGACGTGATCTTTTCGAGAGACTCGGTAACCGTGTGTCAAGAATTCGTGAAAACTTCGACGTATCTTAACATCAAGACAACACAACCCGGGTTCCACGCGGTACGTAATGGACAACGCCGCGAACAAACACATCTATCCATTGCGCTGCCGTAGAGAACCCAAAAAGTTGAGAAGGAGAACTCAAATGGCAACAAAAGTAATAGAACATTTTAAGACTCGCAACGATATCCCTATGGATACGCAGTTGCACATGATCGACGTACTCAACGCGCAGTTGGCGGATACCTTCGATATGTTCAGCCTGATCAAACAGGCGCATTGGAACGTCAAAGGATCCCAATTCATCGCCCTGCACAAGTTGTTCGACGAGATCGCCGAAGGCTTGCTGGGTTATGTGGACATGATTGCCGAGCGTGCTACGGCGCTGGGCGGGGTGGCCCTCGGTACCGTGCGCATGGCTGCAGAATCTACACGTCTGGAAGCCTATCCGACGGACATCTTCGACAGTATGGGCACGGTGGAATTGGTTGCAGACCGCATGGCCTCGCTGGCGAAGAGCACCCGTATGGCCGCCGATGACGCCGACGATATTCATGACATGGACACCAACGACATGCTCATCGAAATTTCGCGAGACCTCGATAAGTGGTTGTGGTTCCTGGAGGCCCACTTGCAGGGATAGTGTGAGTTTTTCGATACAATTCAAAAAATGCGGACCGACTGTCCGATGTTGGCTGTTTACCAACGAACATTATGATAGGAGGTCCGTATTCGTATTGCGGAAAAGTTGCCGATCCTGAGTAAATACGAGGAGGGTACCATGAGCCCGAAGAAGGGAACGAATAAGACTGCTAAAGGCCCCACCGAAAGCGGCAAGTCCAAGGGATTCACGGAAGAGGAACGAGCCGCCATGAAAGAGCGCGCCCGAGAAGTGAAGGTGGAAGCAACTCGCAGATCTGGTGCGAAGAAAGGCAAGGCGGACGGCGAATCTGACGTGCTGGAAAAAATCGCTGAAATGCCGGAACCGGATCGCACCATGGCCGAGCGGCTGCATGCCATCATTAAAGCCAGCACGCCAATTCTCTCGCCGAAAACCTGGTATGGCATGCCCGCGTATGCCAAGGACGACAAGGTCGTCTGCTTCTTTCAAAGCGCGCATAAGTTCAAGTCGAGATATGCGACATTCGGCTTCAGTGACAAGGCAAACCTGGACGAAGACGATATGTGGCCGACATCCTTCGCACTGAAGAAGCTGACCGACGCCGAAGAGGTAAGGATCATCGCACTCGTTAAGAAAGCGGTGAGTTGAACCACACCGAACGCATCAATGGATTACGCCCGAAATCTTGCGCATCTCCTGCAAACCTGACCCCAAACGACGCAAAGCGGCGTGCTAGTCGCCAAAATATCAGATGGCACTTACCCGCCTTGCTGCAGCGATCTGGGTTTGAAAGAAGATCTGGCGGGTAATTAATTTAGAGGCTGACCCTATCGATTCAAACGGATTGAAGCCGGAAGATGATTCGCATTTTTTAGAGTACAAACGAGAATCCGGTTCACTGTCTACATCAATTCTTCAATCGATTCTCGATGTTCCCTGTAATGATCGTACGTGTTGGCTGCGATTCCCACCAACAGCGGTTCTCCTGCTGGATCCCCTGGCAGACGCTCTTCGAGCATCGTTTCGAACGGCAATTCCCGTATACTACGTGTTGCCTGCTCGTGATAAGAATAAAAATCACTGCGGACGTCCTTCAACACCCGATCACGATTGCGTTCGTATATGATGGCGTTGAAACCATCCTCCTCCAGAGACTCGAATTCCTTCGGACTCAATCCGAAGGCCTCGTGGGCGGCCTCATGCTGCAGATAATTCAGACACATGAAACGTTCCCAAGCCGTGATATGGGCGAGGATGTCTTTCACGGACCAACCGCCGAATTTTGGTGTAAGCATCCGATCGGCTCCGATGCCGGATATCACGGCCTCCAGCAGCTTCCATTCCTCATCAATTCGTGCCAGCAGTTCCTCCTTATTCTGGGGTAGATTAGCTTCTTCGTGCACGTCGTCATTCATGATCTTTTCCTTTGTTGGAGTTGCCATAGAAATGGGTTTCGACCTACCATCCTGCGTCGGCCCCTTCGCCAACGCCTCCCGTGCCGTGTGCTTTCGATTCCAGATCGTGTTAGGATAATCGAGTTTCGCAGACTCCGGCTGAACATTCCTTTCTCGGATTGGCTGACGCACGTTGCAGAACATGCACGCTGCGTAATACCTCCACCGGAAAGCGCACGACCGATAATGCCGTCCGTACAAAACGCAGGGGGCTCTTTTGTTTTCGAATGCTTCCCAGGCTTTGCAATATGTGTTGTTGTTTTATCATCTTCCGCAACTCTTTTTGTCGTTCGGCGATCGAGTATTCCAACTGACTCAACGGTAACATCTTGCACCTCCTGCCCTTTTTGAAATTTGACCGGTATATTATAACCTGCTATAATTATTATAGTGGTTATAGAATAGCACAGATTACCTAACCTGTCAAGATGATTATGGTGGTTATTAGGAGTATCGAAAACTATGGCGAGCTTGAATCGAGAGAAGAATTGGGATTTCGACGCAGGATTGCTGCCGTTGGACTTCACCAACACGGCGGAATGGCACGCCCGATCCGATCCGATTGAAAATCTCAATTCATATGCTGACCTGGTAAGCTGGTCCTGGAAAGCCGGTTTGCTGACGGAAAAAGCGGCGCAGAGCTTGTTGGAAACAGCCGAGCGGCGGCCGCAAGACGCTCGTCGAGCGCTCGATCGAGTCATCGAACTCCGCGAGGCGCTCTACCGCATCTTCTCCCATAGCGCGGCAGGAACACAGATACCGAACGAAGATCTGGCCTCGTTCAACGCCGCCCTTGGCGAAGCGCTGCACCGGGTCAGACTGGACGCCTCACGTGATGGATTTTCGTGGGGCTGGTCCGACGATAACCAGAATCTTGAAGCCATGCTGTGGCCCATCTTGTGGAAATCCGCGGAACTGCTCACCTCGGAAGATCTGAAACGGGTGGGAGAATGCGCCGACGATCGCGGCTGCGGCTATCTTTTCTACGACAACAGCCGCAACCACAGCCGGCGCTGGTGCAGCATGGAAAGCTGCGGCAATCGAGCCAAAGTGCAGCGACATTACCAGCGTTCGAAAACGCAGGATGAAAACCTCGACGGGGGATGATCGACACGAAAGAGACTCACGCACCATCCTGACACAGCTTCGGATATGCGATATACTCACTCAGTGAGTAACCATGCCCAAAGCGCAAACGATCGCACATTCGCTGTCCCCGGAATACGTCGTGTTGGGTTTGTTGAAGCTGCAACCCAGTCATGGCTATGCCCTGCACCGACGCCTCGACGATGAGTTGAGCCACGTCTGGCGCGTGAGTCTCAGTCAGGTATACAACGTCCTCCACAGGCTGGAAAAACACGGACACATCAAACCATCGGATATCGATTCATCGATACAGCAAGCGGATCGAGTCCCCTACCGGATCACGAGGACGGGCGATCGGTATTTCGAATCATGGATGCGCACGCCTGTTGGGCCGAGCGTACGGGCGATTCGCATGGCTTTCATCACCAAACTATATTTCGCCCATCACCTCGGAGCACCCTCACTCGAAGATTTGATCAAGCGTCAACGTTCGGCGATCGAAACCCAACTCGAACAACTGGACACGAGGTTCAATGCGATCCCCAGAACACAAGTCATCAACCGTCTGGGCCTGCAGCTGCGCATCAAACAACTGCAATCGCTGGAGGCCTGGTTCGAAGAAACGATCAACAATATCCCGAACACCTTGGAGAGAGAAAAATGAAGCGCAAACACATCATCGCCGGCTTGATCATCCTACTCGCATTCGCTTTCGCCTCCTGCCAGAGCGAGCCCACCCCGACATTCCCAGCACAGACGCCAACGCAGGCAGAACCCGAATCGGAAGTGAACGTGCCGGAAGTCGAACCGATAACAGTTATAGATGCCCTCGGCCGAGAGGTGACATTCGCATCTCCGCCCGAGCGAATCGTCGTCGCCGGAAAAGCCACCACACTGGTTGTCAACTCGGTCTACCTTTTCCCTGAAGCTCAGAAACGGCTGGTGGCCTTCGAGAACCGCAGCCAGCGAGGCTTTGACTTCTATCCCATCATCCAACCGCATTTCGACGAATTCGAACTACTCGAGCGCAACGCGGGACCGGAGCAGATCGCTCCCCTGCGGCCGGATCTCGTCATCATGAAGAGCTACATGGCGGACAGCCTGGGTGTGGCGCTGGAAGAAATTAATATTCCCGTGATCTACGTGGACTTGGAGACACCCGAGCAGTTCGAACGCGATACCGCCATCATTGGAAACGCTTTGGGAGATCCAGTCCGGACAGAAGAGATCATCGATTTTTACAACGCTCGACTCGAGATGATCGCAACAAAGGTCGAGAGCATACCGGAAGCCGATCGGCCTGAAGTCTTACTCATGCAGTACAGCGACGAAGAAGGAGAAATCGCCTTCGAAGTGCCCTCCGTTGACTGGATACAGACCGAACTCGTAACACTCGCCGGCGGCATCCCGGTTTGGACCGATGCTGCGGAAGCCGGCGGCTGGACGGTCGTCGGATTCGAACAAATTGCGGTCTGGAATCCCGAAAAGATTTTCGTCATCAATTACGCCGAGAATCCGGCTGCGGCGGTCGAAAGTCTGAAGCAGAATCCCAACTGGATGGCGTTGGACGCCGTCCAGCAAGGTGAAATCTACGGCTTCCCGGGGGATTTCTGGAGCTGGGATCAACCCGATCCACGCTGGATCATGGGATTGACCTGGATGGCCACGAAAATGCATCCCGAGCTCACGACGGACATTGATATGCGTCAGGAGGTCATGGATTTCTACACGCAGATGTACGGTCTGGCCCCCGGAGTCATCGAGGCGGAAATCCTGCCCCTGATCCAACCCGAGCTCGATTGAGTGTTTGGGAGCAGGTGATGCGCGTCGATCGGCGAAGGCTGTTGTTCATCACCCTCGGTGTGGCGCTGCTCGCCAGTTTTTTCTTGTCGGCGTTCGTCGGGCGCTATCCGCGGCCGTTCTGGATGCCCTTGCGGTTGTTCCGCGAAGATGCACTGGCGCGCCAGCTCGTGCTCGCGCTGCGGCTCCCACGATTGTGCCTGGGCTTGCTGCTCGGAATCACGCTTTCGGCGACGGGTGCGGTAATGCAGATGATCTTCCGCAACCCGCTTGTCGAACCCGGTTTCCTCGGCGTTTCGCAGGGAGCCACATTCGGTGCAGCGCTCAGCATCCTGTGGATCGGATCGTCCTGGAGCATGTACGGCATGGCCATCTTTTTCGCCATGGCAGGTCTCTTCGCCTCGTACTTCTTCGCCAGGCGCATGCGCTTCGGCGGCTGGGTGCTGCGGCTCGTGCTGGCCGGAATCGTCGTCTCGGCCTTGTTTTCCGCCGGCACAGGAATCTTGAAAACCATGGCCGATCCACTGACCCAGCTTCCCGAAATTACCTTCTGGCTGTTGGGCGGTTTATGGTCGGTGACCTGGCAGGACGTGCTTCATGTCCTGCCATTCGCCATTCCCGGGATGACCCTGGTGTACTTGCTGCGCTGGCGATTGAATCTGCTTTCCCTCGACGATGAAACGGCATGGTCGCTGGGCGCGGCTCCGGCGCGCGAGCGCAGTCTGCTGCTTTTCGGCGGGGTCGTCGCTACGGCATCCCTGACCGCCGTGGCGGGAATCGTGGGTTGGATCGGGCTCATCATTCCCCATCTCTCCCGCCGTCTGTTTGGTGCCGATTCGCGCTACAACCTGCCGGGCGCCATGCTGCTCGGGGGAATCTTCACCATATTTTGCGACGACATCGCCCGCAGCCTGATGGCGGGAGAAATACCCCTGGGCATCCTGACTTCGTTGATCGGCGCAGCCACGTTCATTGCCCTGATGATTACGATCAAACGGAAACAACGCACATGAACGACACCGCGCTGCTGCAGATCGAAGACCTTTTCTTCCGCTACGATTCGAGTCAAGCGTGGATCTTCGAGCATCTATCCGCAGCGATCCCCGGAGGAGAGATTACGGCCATCCTCGGCCCCAATGGCGTGGGGAAAACCACGCTGCTCCACATTCTCATCGGGCTGTTACCCGTTCAAAAAGGCTCGGTACGGCTCGCAGGCCGATCGTTGGAGAGTTACACTCGCGCGGAAATGAGCCATCTCATCGGTCTCGTGCCGCAGTTGGAACGGATTCCATTTTCTTTCACCGTCAGCGAATACGTCGCCATGGGCCGGGCGCCTCACATCGGTCTTCTGGGGACGCCTTCCGAAGAAGATCAAATGCGCGTCGATCGAGTCCTCGAAATTCTCGATCTTCAAACTCTGGAGCAGCGTTCGGTGCAAGAGCTCAGCGGGGGCGAAGCGCAATTGGTGCGTATTGCCCGCGCCATGGTTCAGGAACCCCGAATCTTGTTACTCGACGAACCCACTGCCCATCTGGATCTGGGCAACAAACACCGCGTGCTCGAAGTGCTGCAATCCCTGCTCGGTGACCGCACCACCGTGATTTTCACCACCCACGATCCCGACGCGGCGTTCGCCATCGCCGGAGAGGCGCTGCTGATGCACGGATCCTCGGCGCTGGCGTTCGGACCCGTAGGCCGTGTGCTCGACGGCGATAATCTTTCCCTCGCCTACGGACTTCCCATCGAGGTACGACGGGTAGACGGCCGTTTCATCGTCATGCGCAAGGATGAAGCCTCTTGAAACGCCGCGGCGAGATCACCCTCATCAGTGGAAGCGTGGGTTCGGGGAAAACCACGTTCTGCACACACGTGATCGACGCAATCCGGAATTCAACCAACCCAGCATGGCAAATCAGGGGAATCCTCGCTCCGGCTGTGCTTGAAGGCGATACAAAGACCGGCATCGATGCGCTCGATCTCGCCACGGGGGAACGGCGGCGGTTGGCGCAGCGGCGTTCGGATTCAGCTTCGGGGATCATGACGAAGGAATGGTCGTTGGATCGGGACACGATCGATTGGTGCAACCATGTGCTGCGCGCGGCCGTTCCCTGCGACATGCTCGTCGTGGACGAACTCGGCCCGCTGGAATTCGAGCGGGATGGAGGGTTTCAGGAAGGTTTGACCGCCCTGGATTCGGGCCGCTTCCAGGCCGCACTGGTGGTCGTCAGAATGGAACTGCTGCACTATGCCGAGGCGCGTTGGCCGGATGCAGCAGCATATTCGATCCGGAATCGGGATCACGCGCTTGCAAGCGCAGTGCAATTCGCAGCTGGAATCCAACGCTAAGACTGCCCATCATTCTTCCGGATCGATACATTTCACGGCCTTTTTTTATATCAAGTTGAAGTGTTTGAGGACCCGCAGCGCCCGCAGCGTGTTCCAGCGGCTGGGCTGCCCGGGCTTTTCCATTTCGAAGTGCAGCGCTCCGGTGTAGTTCGCCTGCAACGGCCAACGTCCGTCGGCGCGCCTTTTTTTCAACAGCACCTCACAAGCCGGGCGCATGCGCTCGTCCCAAGCGACGCCGGCGTCTTGAAAATAATCGAGAGCGCGCAAGATGTTGTAATGCCAGCGCGCCGGGAAACGCAGCATCAGGAAATCCTTGTTGATGATCTCGCCCGTGTGATCGGACATGTAGAGCTGGTGCAGGAGTATGAACTCGCGCGAGGTCCCGGCCGCGGCTTCTAAATCGTCAAGCCGATAAGAATATCCCTGGCGCGCATATTCCCGGATGCCTTCCAGCACGCAGATCGTCGAGTGCAGCGAGCTGTGTCTCGCACCCGGACGAATTCTCTCGCAGTTAAAGCCACCGTCTTCCATGCGCTCATCGATTATGTAATCCACGATAGACTTTAGGCGGCCCTCGTCCGTGCCAAAATAACAGGCATAGCTGAGGAACATGCCGTTGACGCACACGTCGCTCACTTCGATCGTCTTGGCGGGATTGATCCCGCCGTCTGCGGATTTGCGCGTATCGAGGATGAGATCGATGCTGCGCCGTACCCGTTCGTTCTCCGGGGGGATTTGCAGCGTTTTCAGATCGAGAAGCGTGTAATGTGAGCTGGTCCACTTCGGCTGGTAGAAGCCGCGTCCCCAATAGCCATCTGGATGCCGCTTCTCGAGGAACGCAGCCCCCCAACCTTCTCGATCGATACGCGCCTGGATGTCCGGGCGTAATTCGTCCAGCAGGTCTCGTTGGACTTGAAATTGAATCGATACGTCCCCTTCCAACAGCCAAGAGATCATTTCTTCATCCACGATCAGACTCCAAGTTGCCCTTCAAGTCCTCGATGATCTTCTGCCCCATCTCAGCCACGAGAACGAGCGCGGTAAAAGATCGACGGGAGGCATAGTGTAGATATTACTGGAACCGCCGCTCCATTGGAAAGACCTATTTCGATATGCGGTTCTGCCCGGACAAGCCCCGTTTAAATGTTAATTCTATATCAGAAACGTACGATCGCTGGGATATTTCCATGTTAAAGCTGATAAAATGGGAAGTGAAAATTGCCGCCTGGTGATGTTCTCTCTGTGATCTCGAAAGGTGGGCTGCAGTGAGAGAATGGAACCACGCTCGTAGAACCCAGCATCTCAGTTCGATAGGTCAATGTGTTTCGACGACAGCGATCTAAACAGATTAACAGAATATGGAGTTTTATGATGAAAAAGGTACCCTATTATCCGATCTTCACGCTGCTGGCGACCGCCCTCACCCTGACGGTGAACGGATTGGCCAATATCCTGCCGATCAACGGCCAAACCACGGGCGAAATCTCGGACCGCTTTGCGATCTACTTCGTCCCGGAGGGATATGTGTTCTCCATCTGGGGACTGATCTACCTTGGATTGATCGCCTTTGCTGTCTACCAGATCCTGCCCGCCCAGCGGGACAATTCCTTGCTGAAAGAAATCGCGCCGGCGTACTGGCTTGGCAGCCTCGCCAACGCCGCCTGGATATTCCTATGGCACTACGAATTCTTCCCACTCACGCTGGTCGCCATGCTCGTCCTTCTGGCGACTCTGCTGTTTATCTACGTTCGAATTTCGAAAGCCCGGCCAGGGCTCGATCGTAATCAAAGATGGTTCGTGCAGCTTCCCTTCAGCATTTACCTGGGATGGATATCCGTGGCTACGATCGCCAACGTGTCCCAGGTGCTTTTCTTCGCAGGATGGAACGGATGGGGAATCTCCGCGACTGCCTGGACGGTTATCATGCTCGCCGTGGCGACGTTCCTCGGATCGATGATGCAGTGGCGTGAAAAGGACGACGCCTATGCCCTCGTACTGATCTGGGCTTTCGTCGGCATCGCCAGCAAACACGCCAGTACAAGCGGTGTGGCCTATCCAGCCTGGACGGCCGTTGCAATCCTGGCACTCGGCCTACTCAGCGGAGTCCTCCGTAAACGAAGCAGAATTCCACAAGGGGCGTAAGATGGGCGTCAAGATCGTTACCGACTCGACCTGCGACCTGCCTCCAAGCATCATCCAGCAATTGGATATTACGGTCGTTCCGTTGTACATCAACATCGGCGACCAGGGATACCTGGATGGTGTCGACATCACGCGTACAGACTTCTATACAAATCTACCGGATTACGATATCCACCCCACAACGGCTACGCCGGGCATGAAAAGCTTCACCCAGGCGTACCGGCGGCTTGCCCATTCGGGCGCATCAGAAATCCTCTCCATTCACATTTCCGAGAGTCTGAGCGCCACGGTGGGAGTCGCCCGCAAGGCCGCACAGCGGTTCAAGGAAGTCCCAGTCACGGTGCACGACTCCCACCAGCTGAGTCTGGGAACGGGATTTCAAGTCGAGCTCGCCGGACGCATGGCCGCTGACGGTAAAACGATCGAGCAAATCCTGGCCGCGCTCGCACAGATCATCCCGCGCAGCTTCGTGGCCGCGAGGTTGGACACGCTCGATTTCCTGCGTCGCAGCGGTCGCATGAACCGCTTCATGAGCGGATTGGGCAGCCTGCTGCAGTTGAAACCCATTCTCACCATGAAACTGGGACAACCCGGTTCGGAACGCGTGCGCACGAAGGCGAGAGCAGAAGCTCGTTTGATTCAAATGCTGGAAGAGAGTCAGCCGATCGAACGCTTTGCACTGGTCCACACCAATGCAGCACACGAGGCGGAGATGTTCCGTGCGGAAATCAGTCACCTGATTCCGCAGGGTGAAGTGATCTCGATGGACATAACGCCTGTTATCGGCGCTCACATCGGACCGGACGCCGTGGGGTTTGCCATCATCTCGAAGACGGTGATATGAATCCGAGAAAGGGATTTTCGATCATGAAACAAGAACAACAGCGTGCACTGATCGCCATACCGGTTATTTTAATCATCGGCGCCGGCATTGCCCTCGCCGGCAGCCAGGGAGGATACACTGTAGGGAAGGTGCCCGTGTTTGTCACGTGTGTGGCACTGGCATTCATCATTCAATGGATCGCCTTCGTCCCGGCACACCGCTTGCAGACCGAAAAGTTTTTCGACCTCGCCGGCAGCATCAGCTACATCAGCGTCGTCCTGCTGGCTTTACTGCTCATTCCCACGGTCGACGGCCGCGCCTGGCTGCTGGCCGGCATGGTCATCGTTTGGGCGGTTCGCCTGGGTGCCTTTTTGTTTCGACGCATCCTGGCCGCCGGCGAGGACCGCAGATTCCGGGAGATCAAGACGTCCTTCGCCCGCTTTTTACTCACCTGGACCTTGCAAGGCCTCTGGGTCACGCTTTCGCTCGCCGCCGCGTTGGCGGCGATGACATCCGAATATCGAGCCGAACTCGGCGGCATCGCCGTTCTGGGCTTCCTGGTATGGCTTGCGGGTCTCAGCATCGAAGCGATTGCGGATTGGCAGAAGAGTAAATTCCGGGAGAATCCCCAAAACGCGGGTAAATTTATCCGATCAGGTTTGTGGGCCTGGTCACGCCATCCCAATTACTTCGGCGAGATCGTGCTCTGGATCGGTGTGGCCATTGTCGCCCTGCCGGTGCTGCGCGGCTGGCAGTGGCTTACGATGATCTCCCCCATTTTCATCTTCATCTTACTCACGCGTATCAGCGGCGTGCCGATGCTGGAAACTCGCGCCGATCAAAAATGGGGAGGGCAAGCGGACTACGAATATTACAAAGCCAACACACCGATCTTGATTCCGCTGCCGCCGAAGAAACCGCCATCGGCAAGCTAATCAAATTTGGATTTGACCACCGCATCGTGGAAATCAGCGCTCTCGGCCTGACGGCTCGCGGCGCGCATGCATCGGACGATGAAGCATTCGAAGAAAAGGAGAATATCAAAATGCTGCCGATTCTCAAGACGATATCCGCAATCGCAACGATCGTCACTGGAGCGGTCTCGCTCTTCTGGCCGCTGAAAGTGCTTGGTTTTACGGGATTGGACGTAAATGGCGGACGCGGAGTCACAGAAATTCGAACGATTCTCGGCGCGCTGTTCATCGGATTGGGCGCCGCTGTGCTCTACTTCAACACGCAGCAGGCGTATCAGGTGCTCGGTATTACCTATCTAACCATGGCCGTCGTCCGTGGCATGGCGATGTTCATTGATGATGCGATCGTTTCTTCGAATCTGATTAGCTTCCTCGCCGAACTCGTCTTGGGAATCATCCTGGTTGTGTAAAGGAGCGAATACGCATGCGATTTGCTAAGCTGCTCTCCATCTGCGGAATGATCGTCATGACGATAGCCCTGGTCAACGGCTTTACAAGCGGAAATTTCGCAGCGGACGGCAGACAACTGCTGCACAACCCCTGGGGCGTTGTGTCCATAGTTGACCTGTACACCGGATTTGCGTTGTTTTCGGCGTGGGTCGTGTTCCGAGAGAAATCCATAGCGCGTGCCCTCGTCTGGGTAGCGTTGATGGTCGTGCTTGGATTTCTCACCGCAAGTGTATACGTCTTCTTCGCGCTGCAAGCCAGCAACGGTGATTGGCAGCGTTTCTGGATGGGATGGCGAGCCGATGGATAGGCGCAGGGAATTGGTCGAGGAACTCCGCGTGGTGTTTGCCGGGAGAGGCGCCGGATTATTTGATTCCATTTTCCCTTTGTTGGTCTTTCTGATCGCCAACGCATTGTGGGGACTGAATCTCGCAGTGTGGGGATCCATCGGAGCAGCGGGCATCATCTCAGTCATTCGCCTCCTGCGTCGAGAGCCACTGCGCTTCGCCCTGGCAGGTCTCGGCGGTGTGGCCGTCGCGGCGCTGTTCGTCAAAATCAGCGGCTCTGAGGCGGGTTTTTTCTTCCCGGGCTTTATCTCCGGCGCCGTCACCGTCCTGCTCTGCATCGTCAGTGTGGCGCTGCGACGTCCGCTCGTCGCCTGGACCAGCTTTGTGGTCCGGCGTTGGCCCTTGGACTGGTATTGGCATCCACGAGTCCTGCCGGCCTATAACGAGGTCACGCTGATTTGGGCCGGAGTCTTTGCCGCCCGCCTGGGTTTCGAATTCTGGCTTTACCAGCGAGGTTCACTCGATGCATTGGGCGTTTTGAAAATCATCCTGGGTTGGCCATTGATTGTCATCTTGCTGATCGGCACGTATCTATACGGCTTGATGCGCCTGAGTAAGCTGCAGGGACCAAGCGTCGAGGAGTTCATAGCAGGCAAACCACCGCCCTGGGAAGGACAGCAGCGAGGGTTCTGATAATTACCACGCAGATCGACCACTGCAACGTCATCGATTATTGAAAAAAGACCTCTTTCGATATTGCAAAGAGGTCTTTTTATATTTTGCCTGTACTATATTTCGATACTCAGTCTCTTCAGCGAGATCGAATGAATCTTCAATCCGCAGCCGTTATGGCTGCGTAACGGTTCCGTCAGCGGCCCATGAATAGGTGTATTCCGTGGGCAGAGATCTCAGGTAGGAACAAAAATCACAGTCCGCGTCGGCTGCCGTGATGACAGCCGCAACTGCTCTCGGTGTGATGGTCGTAATCGTTGGATAATTCGTCGCCAGGTAGATGTCGACGGCAGTCTGGACCTGGTCCAGCTCGGCGGCTTTGGTGTTGGCGGTCGCCGACGTGCTCAAACCGTTCAGCGCCAGGGTCACGATGCCGAACAAAACGCCCATGATGGCGATAGTCACCAGCAGTTCGACAAGTGTAAAACCCTCTTCGTTTCGCTGTAATCGTTTCAACATTGGAACACCTCCACGTAAATTCTTTAATTTCGTAATGATTCAACGAGCAAAAATCAACCCGCACTTATACCAAGAATTCAAAACAAATGTCCCTCCTTTTTACCGTTCACACAAGAGTAGTATTGCACACAACCGTAAAACTCACGCTTACAAGATCCTTTCAAAACCAAATCATTCACCGTCCTCAACAACGCCGTTCATGCAGTGAAGCGGCTTCATTTCAACCTTGCTCGATCAAAGCGCGCAGTCCTTGCTCGTCGTGGGCAGCGGCGCAGGCATCATCCAAAGCTATTGCCTGCCGCCGATACAAATCCTTGAGCGCCTGTTCGAGAGTCTGCATCCCTTCCTGCACGCCAGTTTGCAGCACACTGTTCATCTGGTGCGTCCTGCCCTCGCGGATCAGGTTGCGAATCGCCGCGTTGGCCAGCATCACTTCCACGGCCGCCACGCGTCCTTCCGCATCCAGGCGGGGTATCAAGGTTTGCGAAAGAATCGCTTCCA is a genomic window containing:
- a CDS encoding CGNR zinc finger domain-containing protein codes for the protein MASLNREKNWDFDAGLLPLDFTNTAEWHARSDPIENLNSYADLVSWSWKAGLLTEKAAQSLLETAERRPQDARRALDRVIELREALYRIFSHSAAGTQIPNEDLASFNAALGEALHRVRLDASRDGFSWGWSDDNQNLEAMLWPILWKSAELLTSEDLKRVGECADDRGCGYLFYDNSRNHSRRWCSMESCGNRAKVQRHYQRSKTQDENLDGG
- a CDS encoding iron ABC transporter permease, yielding MRVDRRRLLFITLGVALLASFFLSAFVGRYPRPFWMPLRLFREDALARQLVLALRLPRLCLGLLLGITLSATGAVMQMIFRNPLVEPGFLGVSQGATFGAALSILWIGSSWSMYGMAIFFAMAGLFASYFFARRMRFGGWVLRLVLAGIVVSALFSAGTGILKTMADPLTQLPEITFWLLGGLWSVTWQDVLHVLPFAIPGMTLVYLLRWRLNLLSLDDETAWSLGAAPARERSLLLFGGVVATASLTAVAGIVGWIGLIIPHLSRRLFGADSRYNLPGAMLLGGIFTIFCDDIARSLMAGEIPLGILTSLIGAATFIALMITIKRKQRT
- a CDS encoding ABC transporter substrate-binding protein, with protein sequence MKRKHIIAGLIILLAFAFASCQSEPTPTFPAQTPTQAEPESEVNVPEVEPITVIDALGREVTFASPPERIVVAGKATTLVVNSVYLFPEAQKRLVAFENRSQRGFDFYPIIQPHFDEFELLERNAGPEQIAPLRPDLVIMKSYMADSLGVALEEINIPVIYVDLETPEQFERDTAIIGNALGDPVRTEEIIDFYNARLEMIATKVESIPEADRPEVLLMQYSDEEGEIAFEVPSVDWIQTELVTLAGGIPVWTDAAEAGGWTVVGFEQIAVWNPEKIFVINYAENPAAAVESLKQNPNWMALDAVQQGEIYGFPGDFWSWDQPDPRWIMGLTWMATKMHPELTTDIDMRQEVMDFYTQMYGLAPGVIEAEILPLIQPELD
- the dps gene encoding DNA starvation/stationary phase protection protein Dps is translated as MATKVIEHFKTRNDIPMDTQLHMIDVLNAQLADTFDMFSLIKQAHWNVKGSQFIALHKLFDEIAEGLLGYVDMIAERATALGGVALGTVRMAAESTRLEAYPTDIFDSMGTVELVADRMASLAKSTRMAADDADDIHDMDTNDMLIEISRDLDKWLWFLEAHLQG
- a CDS encoding DUF1801 domain-containing protein, which encodes MSPKKGTNKTAKGPTESGKSKGFTEEERAAMKERAREVKVEATRRSGAKKGKADGESDVLEKIAEMPEPDRTMAERLHAIIKASTPILSPKTWYGMPAYAKDDKVVCFFQSAHKFKSRYATFGFSDKANLDEDDMWPTSFALKKLTDAEEVRIIALVKKAVS
- a CDS encoding ClbS/DfsB family four-helix bundle protein, coding for MNDDVHEEANLPQNKEELLARIDEEWKLLEAVISGIGADRMLTPKFGGWSVKDILAHITAWERFMCLNYLQHEAAHEAFGLSPKEFESLEEDGFNAIIYERNRDRVLKDVRSDFYSYHEQATRSIRELPFETMLEERLPGDPAGEPLLVGIAANTYDHYREHRESIEELM
- a CDS encoding helix-turn-helix transcriptional regulator — its product is MPKAQTIAHSLSPEYVVLGLLKLQPSHGYALHRRLDDELSHVWRVSLSQVYNVLHRLEKHGHIKPSDIDSSIQQADRVPYRITRTGDRYFESWMRTPVGPSVRAIRMAFITKLYFAHHLGAPSLEDLIKRQRSAIETQLEQLDTRFNAIPRTQVINRLGLQLRIKQLQSLEAWFEETINNIPNTLEREK